Below is a window of Humulus lupulus chromosome 2, drHumLupu1.1, whole genome shotgun sequence DNA.
GGTCTCAGAATTGCAGTATAGATTGAGAGATTGAGAGAGGACAAAAATAACATATATTGAAAGATTGAGAGGGAAAGGAGAAGGCAACCTATTCCTAAGAATACATATTTCTGGTTGCTAAAGAACAGTATACTCTTTAAGATGCATTTATAAGCTCTTGCACACTTACATACATAAACACATGCAGATCTGTAGTTAGGTATTACTGTCTACAATTCATGTACCCTATATCAGTTCGTGCCACAGAACCCATACTAGTTAAAGTTTAGCCAAGATCAGGAACAATGAAGAACTCGTCATCGTCAACTGGGGTCTCGAGCCTAGGCTTCTTGAAGGGTGCACTGGATTTGGCAGGTCTATATGAGTTAAAATTGCTAGACTGTGGTACTACTGGAAGCTGAGGAACTTCCGCAGCTGCCAAGGTTTCCTGAGGTAGTGGCTCACCAAAAAAGCCTGGTTCTGTTAGCCAATCCAGTTCTCCAAACTCGATCGGCTCCTTCTGCTGAAAGAACAATTTCAAGTTTAGAAATAGAACATGGATGGATGAATAAATGATGTGACATATTTGGTGTCATATTCAAATGTTCATTTCTTAGAAAGAATAAAATCAAAAACTTATTCAGAACCTCGAGACTAACCAACTAAGCCAAAACCACAAACGGTTATTATCATCAGTGTAGACTTACTTCCTAAGTATAATGGTAATAGGAAACCAAGTACTAGAAAttacaaaaatttgaaaattgtttGCGTACCTTTCTGTCTGTTATCAAAATGTTGTTCGTGGATAAACAAACATTAGATCCTCATATTTCAGAAGGATGACAATTAGATTCCAATTTCCTATATATGCCTAGGAGTATATAATGCGATAACAGATTAAAGTAGGTTTCTATCATCACACTAAATTTCTAAGCATAGTAGTAATCATATTAATAcataccttttttttttatctttgagTAAGGAAGCAACACATGCTCCCTTCAACAACAAGACATTAAACTTTCTAGTTCTAAAGGTTACTTGAATTTTCAGCTATAACATGAACTCCATATTTGCTTGAGTAGTAGCTACTCTCATGTGCCTGAGTTCCCATACAGGCCCTTGTCCCATGTGAAGTGTGAACCACAAAATAGGTACAATAACATTTGCAACAAAGGCTGGTGAAACAAGAATAACTGTGCTATTTCTTACCTTGTCAGaagaatcaaaatctgaaaagtgtaGCAAGTCATCAACAGACCAAGATGAAGTGAGGCTTTGTGCTGGCATTTTTGTTGAAACTTGTTCAGGGTTCCGATTGGGTGGCTCTAAGCAGCTCTTTTTGGTGTCCTTGTTACAACTGGAATTCAAGGCCACTCGTATTCCTGTTGCCAAAAGGCGCTGGTGATTTGAAGAGAGACTATTAGCTGAATGAATAGATTCATCACAATCCTGACAAAAGAGAGCTCTGTCTTCCACACAGAAAATGAAAGCTGCTTTATCCTGTTCAACAACAaacaaataaacataataaattaGAACAAGCTTAATAGTTTGTTGCGCGCAAAGTATGAGAGAATAACCATTCTAGTTTGTTCCAAATCTGTCAAGAGACTTAAGGATCTTGTTCCTTATCTTTAGATTATGGCTTAATCTCTTGGCAAAGACTTATCTAATTACTATGAATTATCATACAAGCATTTATTGCCACAATAATTCCTTCATCGTAAAACAATAGTGGAATAATCTTGTATCAGACAACATTAAAGATTAATTTCCCGCATAGCATATATACTCATTAAGCAACCTTAACTAGGAATCTTATAATTTACCAACAAAAAAGACCAAGATTCTTATATAGTCAGATTTTCCACCTAAGAACCAGAAGAAAAACATATAAACCATACATATTTGTGTTACCGAACCTCATCTGAATCTTGTATGACATCATATAAGACAAGACAACCCCACCTTTTTATTCGTACTTAGCTAGAGTTCCTGAGTGATACCATACCACAACATAAAGAAACAacagcaataataataataaaaaaatttaatctaataaactatttatctatatttatatCTAACATCTcaaggaaaaaaataataaataaaaaaaaagctgGATAAGCGAAAATATACAAAGAAAGCTGGAAAAAAAATTACTTGGCATATGTCACATCTGGGAAGCTTGGTGGAGAGGCACTGCAGGAGAAGCCTCTGGTGTTTGCTGGCTAGTTTGTTCGCTGCATGAACTTCCACGTCGCACTTGGCGCACAGAGCTGCTTCGTCCGCGCAACAAATTACTGTAGCAGGAGCTTTCTCACACACGTCGCACTGGATTTTCATCTTGCTTCAAATATTTTCAGTTCAACCTTTTATGTTTGTCTGTTTGCTTCCCGAGAAACCCACTTTCTATTAACCTTTCTACTTTCCTATTAGGTTCTTGATAGACTCAGAAAAACGACAAATACCCATATGCCAATtcagagagatgaggaagagaaaCAGATAATGATAagatatttttctttttctttgtttcaAGATACAGAGGGGTGCCGAATTGAGACTAGATATTAAGAAGGAGAATAACCCAGAGAGATAAACCACAATATTCCCAGAACAATATATGCCACTTGTTAAGATATTAGCTACCACACAAAAATTTTTCCCTGGGAAAAAGATAAAAACACTCCTCAAACAAAACTTATTTCGCTACAAATCAAGacaaaaacaaccaaaaaaaaaagtctACAGGAATAAGAGGCAGGGGATGAAGAAGTTTGAGAAGGAGAAAAACTAGAGGAAGagaaatgaagaggcttttattaTTGTGCATAAGTGAGAGAAGATAGGAGAGCAGATGAAGGAGAGAAAATTGGGTTGAGTGGATGGAGAGTAGAGTGAGTTGTGTTGAAGATAAGAATTAGGGTATAGCCAAATCAAAAGAATGCAAATGGTGAAACCAACCAAGTTCTGTGGGGTCTCCGATGGCTTCTCCCTCTCATGTTCTGTGGCTGTGTTTGAGCCACTGTGACAGTAGCTGGAGCTTGTGGCCACCGAATTTTCagacttttattatttattattgttattgaaaactgagatttttttaaaaactgACAGGTGAGACACTCTTCTAATGTGTAagcaattttatttattagaaaaatgaataaatttgtcTAATTTTATCATAACTTGAACGTTTGACTTTGTTTGGTGTTGGGGCCAAACCATTGGTGTGTGTTGTACTTGTATATTCCCAAGCTATTGGTATGGGTTAAATTAAACTAATGCAATAGGGTGGAACATAAAGCCCGAAAAACTCGAAAATCGGCATAATCTGCCCAATTCGAAACTCGAAAAACTTGAAAATTCAAAAAAATCATTCGGTCGGATTACACTCGAAATTTTGGATCAGATTcaacttttaaatatataaattttaaatttcagGTTTAAACCCGAAACACGAtacaatattaaaaatataaatatatatatgtatgttcaCACTATTTCCTAACACTATTTTTAACTCACTCAATTACCTCCCTCTAATTCTCTCTCTCACCATGTTTGCTTTCTCTTCTCTCTACTCGTCCCTCTTTCTCACGGCCGGCTACACACCTGTCACCCACGACGTCTCCTCCCTCAATCTCAGAGCCCCTCTCTCACGGTCAATGTCATAGTCCGTCGCCCCTCTCCTGTCGCTGACCCTCCCTCTCTCAATCTCGGATCTCGTCGAAGACGCTTCTTCTCGTAATCTCGGAGCCACCCAAGTCGCCCATCTTCTCTTGATTCTCAGCGAAAACATAGAGCATCATAGGCTTGTTTTTGTCCATTTATATTAGGTAGGTATTTGAGAAATTGTTTCATAGtgtttctctaattttttttaacaaaataatgTTTCTCTGTTTGATTTGCAAG
It encodes the following:
- the LOC133818798 gene encoding B-box zinc finger protein 24-like isoform X2; its protein translation is MKIQCDVCEKAPATVICCADEAALCAKCDVEVHAANKLASKHQRLLLQCLSTKLPRCDICQDKAAFIFCVEDRALFCQDCDESIHSANSLSSNHQRLLATGIRVALNSSCNKDTKKSCLEPPNRNPEQVSTKMPAQSLTSSWSVDDLLHFSDFDSSDKKEPIEFGELDWLTEPGFFGEPLPQETLAAAEVPQLPVVPQSSNFNSYRPAKSSAPFKKPRLETPVDDDEFFIVPDLG
- the LOC133818798 gene encoding B-box zinc finger protein 24-like isoform X1; this translates as MKIQCDVCEKAPATVICCADEAALCAKCDVEVHAANKLASKHQRLLLQCLSTKLPRCDICQDKAAFIFCVEDRALFCQDCDESIHSANSLSSNHQRLLATGIRVALNSSCNKDTKKSCLEPPNRNPEQVSTKMPAQSLTSSWSVDDLLHFSDFDSSDKQKEPIEFGELDWLTEPGFFGEPLPQETLAAAEVPQLPVVPQSSNFNSYRPAKSSAPFKKPRLETPVDDDEFFIVPDLG